The Acidimicrobiales bacterium genomic sequence GGACTCGATGCGCGCCGTCTCGTACCCGAGGCCGGCGGCGGTCGCCTCCCGCTCGTCCAGGCCCGTCCGCGCCACCTCGGTAGAGCACACCTTCGTCACCGCCGTGCCGACGACCCCGGGGAAGGTGGCGTAGCCGCCTCCCAGGTTGACCCCCGCCACCCGGCCCTGCTTGTTGGCCACCGTCCCCAGGGGAAGGTGGACCGGTCTCCTCGAGACCAGGTGGAAGGACTGGCAGCAGTCGCCCGCCGCCCACACCCCCTCGGTCGAGGTGCGCTGGCGGGGGTCGACCACCACGGCCTCCTTGACCCCGGTCTCCAGCCCGGCGCCGGCGGCCAGCCCGCTGGCGGGCGCCACACCCAGGCCCAGGACCACCAGGTCGGCGGGGAGGCGCCCGTCCTCCGTGTGCACCGAGCCGGGCTCGAAGCCGGTCACGGACGTCCCCGTCCGCACGACGATGCCGAACTGCCGCATCGCCTCGCCCACCATGGCCCCCATGTCGGGGTCGAGCGTGGCCATCACCTCGGCCCCCTGCTCGACGACCGTCACCGTGGGGCAGCCGCGGCGCACGAAGGCCTCGGCCATCTCCAGGCCGATGTAGCCGGCGCCCACGACCACGACGTTCTCGGCGTCGCAGCGCTCCGCCTCCTCCAGAAGGTGGGCGGCGTCCTCGAGGGTCTGCACCCCGTGGATGCGCGGGCCGTCGATCCCGGGGAGGTCGGGGCGCACCGGGGTGGCGCCGGTGGCCAGGTGGAGGTGGTCGAAGCCGAGGGTGAACGTGCGGCCGTGGTTGTGGTCGCGCACCTCCACCCTGCGGGCGTCGAGGTCGACGGCCGTCGCCTCGTGGCCCGTCCTGACGTCGATGTTGTGGCGGTCCCGGAACGTCTGCGGGTCCCGGGTGACGAGGTCGTCGAGGCGGGCGACGTCGCCCGCCACCAGGTACGGGATGCCGCACGCCGAGTAGCTGGTCCACCGCCCCCTCTCCAGGGCGACGATCTCCAGGTCGGGACGGCGGCGCCGGGCCTGGGAGGCGGCGGCCATGCCGCCGGCGTCGCCACCGACGACGACGAGCCGCTCGGCCATGGCCGTACCATATGGGAATGGGGGTGCGGGCCGACTGCCGCCACTACGTCGAGCGCACCACGTCGCTCGAGGAGAAGGTGCAGCGCTGCCGCCTGGACGTCGCGCTGCTCGACCCGTTCGCCTGCCCCGAGGGCTGCCTGTTCTTCGAGCCGCGCCGGATCGCCGACGCCGGCTGGACCGTCGAGGAGCGGCGCCAGGGCGGACGGGAGGAGTAGCCGGCTGGTTCTCCGGACGGAACGGGATCAGGCGAGCAGCCGGCCGACGTCGGCGAAGAACCTCGAGCGGGCCATGACCTCGCCGCAGCCGGCGGCCGTGGCGGCGGCCGCCAGCTCGCGGTCGACGTGACTGGCGAAGCCGATGGTGCGGGCGGCGCCCAGCTGCGGCAGGACGTCCAGGACGCCGGGACGGGCCAGGTCGACGACGACCACCTCGGCGCCCACGCCGGCCAGGTCGGCGGCGGCCCGCACGAAGGCGACGTCGCCCGGCGCGGCGGCCTGGACCTTCGAGCGGTCCATGAGGTCGGGGACGAAGGCGGCGATGCGGGTCAAGAGGGACCTCCCGGTCGACGGCCGGCGCGGCCGTGGCGCTGCATGTGGGCCCACGCCTTGGCCGCTCCCCACTCCAGGCCCGGCTGGTGGAGGGCGGGATCGACGTCGGCGAAGGCGGCGGGCGAGAGATCGTAGACGTCGTCGGGGAACCGCTCCGCGGCGAAGTCGTCGCGGGCCACGGCAGGCACCCCGGCCCGGGCGAGCACCTCGGTGGGATAGCGGACGGCGGTGCGCAGCACGGCCAGCGGGTTGGTGCGCTGGTCGTCCACGTCGGTCTCCAGCAGCGCCCGGACCCGTGCCCCGACGTCGGCCGCGGCCCGGCGCCCGGCGCTGCGGGCCTCCTCCATGGTGGCGGGATCGGCAGCGCCGGTGAAGGCGACGAGCAGTCGCTCGACGCTGCGCTCGACCCACCCGGGCAGCGCCTGCTCGACCGCCGCGGCCAACGCCTGCGCCTTCGGGCCGATGACGTCGTCACCCGTGCCGCCGGTCACCGGCGCAGCGCCTCGGGCAGCTGGTCGACCTCGCAGGCGAGGCGGACGCGGTCGCCGACGATGGCCAGCGTCGTCACCGCGCACGGGACCAGCCCGGTGCGGGCGACGGGCACCCGCAGCGCCGGCGCTCCCGCCACCCTCAGCACCAGCGAGCCGTCGTCGACCTCGGCGTCGGCCGTCACCGTGGCGCCGCCCACACCGACGCCCACCCGCCCGTCGCCGATCGTCACCGGCAGGTTCACCGCCTCGGCCAGCGCGGCGCCGTCGACCTCGATCGCCACCGAGCCGGAGTCGATGCCCTCCACCCGGACCCGGCCCGACGTCAGGGCGGAGCGGTCGACCACCACACCCGACGCCTCGACCAGGACGGTCGAGAGGCGCAGCCCGCCCGCTGTCGGCCCGTCGACGCGTACCCGCACCTCAGCCACCGACCCCGAGACGAGGAGCCGGCCGAGGAAGGGGAAGGAGGTGATGGAGGCCGACGTCGCCGACTCGTCCGTGGCCGCCTCGCCGGCCCGGGCGGCCAGCTTCGCCTCTGCGAAGACGCGCGCACCCTGGTCGACCGCGGCCAGCACCACGCCCAGCAGGGCGAGGACGATCACCTTCCGCAAGCGCCCGGCCTCAGCCCTCGACGACGTCGCCCAGCCGGTCGACCTCCACGCCCTGCTCGCGCAGCCAGACGATGGCGGCCTCCACGGCGTCGGCGGCGCCGGCCAGCTCGCACACGATCCACCCCACCGTCTCCTCCACCTTGGCCCGCCGGATGTTCGGCTCGACGTCGAAACGGCGCATCATGCGTGCCAGCACGGGCTCGGTGATGAGGTGCTCGGGGAAGGTCAGGCGCACGCGCACGTTGCGGCGGTCGCCGGTCGGTCGGCGCGACTGCTCGCTCACGGCCTGCCTCCCAGGGCGCCGTTCAGGTTGCCGGACCGGAACCCCTCCAGGTCCAGCGTCACGTAGGTGTAGCCGGCCGCCCGTACCGACGCCACCACCACGTCACGCTGCTCGACCATCCGCGCCAGGTCGTGCTGGTCGACCTCGATGCGGGCCAGGTCGCCGTAGTGGCGGACGCGCAGCTGGGCGAACCCGAGGGCGCGCAGCGCCGATTCGGCCCGGGCGACGGAGGTGAGCACGCCGAGGATGACCGGCGTGCCGTATGGCACCCGGGAAGCGAGGCAGGCAGCTGCCGGCTTGTCCCAGGTGCGCAGGCCCAGCCGGGCCGACTCGGCCCGTACGTCGGCCTTGGTGTAGCGGGCGTCGACCAGCGGGAAGGCACAGCCCCGCTCGGCCGCCGCCAGCTGGCCGGGCCGGTGGTCGCCCAGGTCGTCGAGGTTGACGCCGAGGACGACGGTGGCGCCGGCGGCGGTGAACGGCGCCAGCGCGTCGAGCAGCGCCGTCTTGCACCGGTAGCAGCGGTTGCCGTCGTTGGCGGCGTAGGCGGGGTCGGCCAGCTCGTCGGTGCGCACCGGAGCCCAGCGCAGCCCCCACTCGTGGGCGAGCGCCCGGCAGTCCGCCTCCTCCTCCGGCGCGAGCGACGGCGACACCGCGGTGACGGCTGCGGCGGCGTCGCCCAGCGTGTCGTTGGCGACCCACGCCAGGAAGGCCGAGTCGGCCCCGCCGCTGAAGGCCACCACGACCGGCGCCAGCGCGCGGAGGCGATCGCGCAGCGCGTCGAGCGACGGATGCCCGCGCATGTCGCGTGGATCGCCCGCAATTGCGGCAAGTTCGTGCCCGTCCGAGGTCACAGTCACGCGCCATCCTGCCACCCCGTGCGTATGCTTCCCATACGAGGCAGTTCAATTTGATCAGGAGGCGATCCATGCGCCGCAAGGCACTCTGGCGTGGCCTGGCCCTTGCCCTCACCGCGACGCTGGTCATGACCGCGTGTGGGGACGACGACGAGGACACGGCCACCGGCGGTACGGATACGACGGCAGCCGCCGAGACGGTCACAATCGCGTTCATGGGCGCGCTGACGGGCGACAACGCCAACCTCGGCATCAACATCCGCGACGGCATCAAGCTCGCCATCGAGGAGGCGAACGCCGAGGGCGACGGTCCCACCATCGCCCTGAAGGAGTTCGACACGGCCGGCGATCCCGCTCAGGCCGGCACGGTCAAGGACCAGGTGATCGCCGACGACGACGTCGTCGGCGTCGTCGGCCCGGCCTTCTCGGGCGAGACCAAGGCCGTCATCCCGGCGTTCGAGGACGCCGGCCTCGCCATGATCAGCCCGTCGGCCACCAACACCGACCTGCCCAACGTGGTTCCCAACAGCCGGGTGTTCCACCGGATCATCGCCGACGACAGCTTCCAGGCCAGCGGCGTGGCCGCCTACCTGGCGAACGACCTCAAACCGGCCACGGTGTCGTACATCCACGACAACTCCGAGTACGGCAAGGGCCTGACGGACGACGTGGTGAAGCAGGCGGGCGACAAGGGCATCAAGGCGGCCAGCGCCCAGCCGCTGATCCTCGACCCCAAGGCGCAGGACTTCTCGTCGACCGTGAACTCGGTGCTCAGTGCCAAGCCCGGTGCCGTCTTCTACGGCGGGTACTACGCCGAGGCGGGCCGGCTCAAGAAGCAGCTGACCGACGCCGGCTTCACCGGCACGTTCGTCAGCGGTGACGGATCGCTGGACCCGGGCTTCGTCGACGCCGCCGGCGCCGCCGCCGCCGAGGGTGCCCAGCTGAGCTGCCCGTGCAACCTCGCGTTCGAGACGTCGGAGGGCAAGCTCAAGGAGTTCTACGACGCCTTCAAGGCCGAGATCGGCAAGGAGCCGGGGCTCTACTCGCCCGAGGGCTTCGACGCGGCGAACGTCCTCATCGAGGGGATCAAGGCCGGCAACACCGACCGGGAGAGCCTGCTGACGTGGCTCGAGGAGGACTTCGAGAGCCTCGACGGCGTCTCGAAGAAGGTCGAGTTCGCCGAGAACGGCAACACCACCTCCAGGGACTTCTTCGTCTTCCAGGTGAAGGACGGCAAGCTCGCCCCGTCGACCACGGTCGAGGTCAGCTAGCCCATCCCGCCGGCCGGGTTCGGATCCGACACCGGACGGAGGGCGCCCCGAGTGCCCTCCGTCCTGTCGTGAGGAGGACACGATCAACTCCTGCTTCCGGTGCCTGGTCGACCAGTTCTGGCCCCAGACGCTCGACGGGCTCACCCTCGGGTCGATCTACGCCCTGATCGCGCTGGGGTACACGCTGGTGTACGGAGTCCTGCGCCTCATCAACTTCGCCCACTCCGAGATCTTCATGATCGGGATCTTCGCCTCGCTCTTCGCCATGCACGGCCTGGGCATCGAGACCTCGGACCCCGCCCGCACGGGCGTGAGCCTGGTCCTGACCCTGGTGACCGTCCTCGTGGTCGCCATGCTCGCCTCCGGGCTCACCGCCTTGACCATGGAGCGCGTCGCCTACCGGCCGCTGCGACGGCACGGCGCGCCCCGTCTCGCCGCCCTCATCACCGCCATCGGGATCTCGCTGTTCCTCCAGGAGCTCTTCGCCGCCCGCTACGGTCGCGACCTGCTCCCCTTCCCGAGGGTGCTCGAGAAGCGGCAGCTGGCCGACTGGGGCGGCGCCAACATCCGCACCGACAAGGTGCTCGTCATCGTCGCCGCCCTTCTGCTCATGCTCGCCCTGGACCGCTTCATCGCCAGGTCGAGGCTGGGGCGGGGCATCCGGGCCACCGCCCAGGACTCGGAGACGGCCGCCCTGATGGGCGTCGACATCAACCGCGTCGTGATGCTCACGTTCTTCATCGGGGGCATCCTGGCCGGCGCCGCCGGGCTCCTCTACGGCGTGTTCTTCGAGACGGCCCGGTTCAACATCGGCTTCATCCCCGGCATCAAGGCGTTCACGGCCGCCGTCCTCGGCGGCATCGGGAACATCCGCGGCGCCCTGCTCGGCGGCCTGCTGCTCGGGCTGCTCGAGAACTGGGGCGCCACCGTGCTCGGCGGCGAGTGGAAGGACGTCTTCGCCTTCACGGTGCTCGTGCTGGTCCTGCTCGTCCGGCCCACCGGCCTGCTCGGCGAGTCCCTGGGAAGGGCTCGGGCATGACCAGCGGGGGGCTGCGGGAGCGCGCCGCCCACCTCCGAGGCCGGATCTCGCTGGTCGACCCGGTGGGCCGGTGGTGGGCACGGCAGCCCACGGGGCTCAAGGTGGTCGCCTTCGCCGCCGCCCTCGCCTTCGCCATCTGGTACCCGACGACGATCTCCGCCAAGTGGCAGAGCGTGCTGTTCTTCCCGGTGGGTGTCTACGTCGTCCTGGCCCTGGGGTTGAACATCGTGGTCGGTGCGGCCGGGCTGCTCGACCTCGGGTACGTGGCGTTCTACGCCGTCGGCGCGTACACGACGGCCAAGCTCACCACCACGTCGGGACTCACCGCGTGGGAGGCGCTGCCCATCGCCATCGCGCTCGCCATGGTCGCCGGCGTCATCCTCGGCGCGCCCACGTTGCGCCTTCGGGGCGACTACCTGGCCATCGTCACCCTCGGCTTCGGCGAGATCGTGCGCATCGTGGCCCAGAACAGCGAGTCGCTCGGCGAGGCGCGGGGCATCACGGGCATCCCCCACCCGTCGGCCGTGCTCGGGACCGAGTTCCGGTTCGACCCGCTTCCCTATTACTACGTCACCCTGGCGGCGGCCGTCCTCGCCGTCATCTGCTCGCTCCGGCTCGGGCGCTCCCGTGTGGGGCGGGCATGGGCGTCGATTCGCGAGGACGAGGACGCCGCCGAGGCGATGGGCGTACACACGTTCACCATGAAGCTGTGGGCCTTCGCCATGGGCGCAGCCATCGGCGGCATGGGCGGGTGGATCTACGCCAGCAAGGTCAGCTTCATCAGCCCCGACAACTTCCCGTTCTTCTTCTCGGTCATCGTGCTCTCGGCCGTCGTCCTCGGCGGCATGGGATCGGTGCCGGGCGTCATCGCCGGAGGGTTCGCCATCGCCTTCCTGCCCGAGTACCTCCGCGACGCGGCGGCGGGCGAGACGCTCACCCGGTGGCTCAACACCCTCACCGGCGGGGACGTCGGCACCATCACCGAGTACCGGGTCCTGCTGTTCGGCCTCGCCCTCGTGGTCATGATGGTGTTCCGCCCCCAGGGCCTCCTCCCCAGCCGCCAGCGGGCGGCCGAGCTGGCAGAGGCGGGACCGACGGGCGGGCTGGCCGGCAGCATCGCCGTGACCGAGGAGCCGGGGCCCGGGGAGGGGGCGGAGGTGGTCGACGAGGTGGCGGCGGCCGAGGCGGCCGCTCTCGCGGCCGAGGCGGGCGACGCGAGCGTGCTTCCCGAAGCCGTCGCCGAGGCGGCCGCCACCGGCGCCGACGTCGTCCTCGAGCTGCGCGACGTGACCATGGAGTTCGGCGGCGTGGTCGCCATGAACAAGGTCTCGCTCGGTGTGGAGCGGGGGCAGATCTTCGGCATCATCGGCCCCAACGGGGCAGGCAAGACAACGCTGTTCAACTGCGTCACCGGCGTGTTCCGCCCGACGTCGGGCGACATCGTGCTCAACGGCCGCTCGATCGTCGGGCGGCGGCCGCACCGGATCACCGAGGCGGGCATCGCCCGCACGTTCCAGAACATCCGGCTGTTCCCGAACATGACGGCCGTCGAGAACGTGATGGTGGGCGCCGACGCCCGCCACGCCACCAGCGTCCCGGGCGCCCTGCTGGGGCTGCCCCGCCACCGCCGGGAGGAACGCACCGGGCGGGCCGAGGCGCTCCGCCTGCTCGACTACGTGGGGATCGCCCACCGGGCCGGCGAGCGGGGCCGCAACCTCCCCTACGGCGACCAACGCCGCCTGGAGATCGCCCGGGCCATCGCCACCGGGCCGAGCATCCTGCTCCTGGACGAGCCGGCGGCGGGCATGAACCCCACGGAGAAGCGGGGGCTGATCGAGCTGATCCGCACGATCCGCTCCTCGGGCCTCACCGTCGTGCTCATCGAGCACGACATGAGCCTGGTGATGAACGTGTGCGACCGGCTGGCCGTCCTCGACTTCGGCGAGAAGATCGCCGAGGGCCCGCCGGCCGAGATCCAGCAGGACGCCCGGGTCATCGAGGCGTACCTGGGGGTGGCCGAAGATGCTTCTTGAGCTCTCCGGCGTGCACGTCCACTACGGCAAGGTGGAGGCCCTCAAGGGCATCTCCCTCACCGTGGAGGAGGGCGAGATCGTCACCCTCATCGGCGGGAACGGGGCGGGCAAGTCGACCACCCTCAAGACGATCTCCGGCCTGCGCCCGGTCACCTCCGGGTCGATCCGGTTCGCGGGCGAGGACATCGTCGGCGTCCCGGCCCACCGCCTGGTCGAGCGGGGCCTCTCGCAGGCCCCGGAGGGCCGCGGCATCTTCCCGGGGATGACGGTCATGGAGAACCTGGAGATGGGCGCCTACGCCCGCAAGGGCGGCCGCTCGGCGGTCGCCGCCGATCTCGACCGGGTCTTCGAGCTGTTCCCCCGCCTGGCCGAGCGCCGGTCGCAGGCCGGCGGCACCCTCTCGGGCGGGGAGCAACAGATGCTGGCCATCGGCCGGGCGCTGATGGCCGGCCCCAAGGTGCTGCTCCTGGACGAGCCGTCCATGGGGCTGGCGCCCATGCTGGTGGCCCAGATCTTCGACATCATCACCGAGATCAACCGCCAGGGCACCACCATCTTGCTGGTCGAGCAGAACGCCGCCCAGGCGCTGCGCCGGGCCCACCGGGCCTACGTGCTGGAGACGGGACGAATCGTGCGCAGCGACACCGCCGCCGCCCTGCTCGACGACGAGTCGGTGAAGGCGGCCTACCTGGGCGGCGACGTGGGCAACGGCACCGCCCACACGGACCACACGGACTAGAGGTCGCCCTCGGCCCCGGAACTTCCGGCGGCAAGAAGGGGCGGTATGCGCCCGTTCCTGCCGCCCGACGGGCGGCGTCGCCCTTGAAGGGGCCTCGCCGGGCCGACGCGCCTACCCGGCCAGGCCGACCCCGGCGAGCACCTCGTCCAGGTCGGCCACCAGCCCCGTGGTGAAGGGGCCGAACTCGGCGTAGACGGCCGATGCCTCGTCGAAGCGCATGGTGTGCACGACCTCCTTGAGGTCGTCGGGCCGCACGGCGAAGAGGGTGACGCCCCACTCCCAGTCGTCCACGCCGGTGGAGCCGGTGACGAGCTGGAGCACCCGCCCCTTGAACGCCCGGCCCGACGCCCCGTGCTCGTGCATCAGGCGCTGGCGGTCCTCGAAGGGCAGCGTGTACCAGTTCTGCCCGGGCGCCCGGCGCTTCGACATGGGATAGAAGCAGATGGCCCGCATGCCCTCGGGCGGCAGCTGCGGGTACAGCCGGGGCCGGAGCAGCTCGGCGGGCATACCCTCGGCGTACTCGGACACCTCGGTGAGCGAGACGTAGGAGTCGACCACCTTCAGCCCGGCGGCGACCAGCGCCGTCTGGAACGACCGCAGTCGCCACAGGTCGGGGCCGAGGGCCAGGAACCCGAGATCGGCCTTGTGGCCGAGCACGGCGAAGCACACGACCTGGTGGTCGTCGGTGCCGGCCGCCTTGACCGCCGCCCGCACCGCCTCGGTGTCGACCCGGGGCCCGGCCCGGCAGAACAGGTGGACCGCCCCCCACCCGGTGGACGGGGTCAGCGGCTCGTGTGCGCTACTCACGCGGCCGCCGCTGGCGGCGGGTCGGCGGGGTCTCCTCGACGTACTCGGCCAGCGGCTCGCCGCCGTCGCCGTCCGCCTCCGGCGGGCGGGGTGCCTCGTCGTCGGTGTCGACGGCGGAGCCGCCCACATCCTCGGCGACGGTGTCGATGGCCCCCGTGGCAGGGCCGAAGACGCCGAGCCTGCCGTTGCCGCGGTGCGAGCCGTTCCTGCCGTTGGCGGACCAGCGGGGCAGCGGGAGGTCGACGCTCCCATGCCCCTTGTGGGCCGCCACCGCCCGGGCGTGGTACTGCTCGGCCACGGCCATGAACTCGCCGTTGTGGTACGGCCGGCCGTCGACGAGCGGTCCCTGGTGGCCCTCGATGATCGC encodes the following:
- a CDS encoding ABC transporter ATP-binding protein produces the protein MLLELSGVHVHYGKVEALKGISLTVEEGEIVTLIGGNGAGKSTTLKTISGLRPVTSGSIRFAGEDIVGVPAHRLVERGLSQAPEGRGIFPGMTVMENLEMGAYARKGGRSAVAADLDRVFELFPRLAERRSQAGGTLSGGEQQMLAIGRALMAGPKVLLLDEPSMGLAPMLVAQIFDIITEINRQGTTILLVEQNAAQALRRAHRAYVLETGRIVRSDTAAALLDDESVKAAYLGGDVGNGTAHTDHTD
- a CDS encoding LmeA family phospholipid-binding protein codes for the protein MIVLALLGVVLAAVDQGARVFAEAKLAARAGEAATDESATSASITSFPFLGRLLVSGSVAEVRVRVDGPTAGGLRLSTVLVEASGVVVDRSALTSGRVRVEGIDSGSVAIEVDGAALAEAVNLPVTIGDGRVGVGVGGATVTADAEVDDGSLVLRVAGAPALRVPVARTGLVPCAVTTLAIVGDRVRLACEVDQLPEALRR
- a CDS encoding branched-chain amino acid ABC transporter substrate-binding protein, translating into MRRKALWRGLALALTATLVMTACGDDDEDTATGGTDTTAAAETVTIAFMGALTGDNANLGINIRDGIKLAIEEANAEGDGPTIALKEFDTAGDPAQAGTVKDQVIADDDVVGVVGPAFSGETKAVIPAFEDAGLAMISPSATNTDLPNVVPNSRVFHRIIADDSFQASGVAAYLANDLKPATVSYIHDNSEYGKGLTDDVVKQAGDKGIKAASAQPLILDPKAQDFSSTVNSVLSAKPGAVFYGGYYAEAGRLKKQLTDAGFTGTFVSGDGSLDPGFVDAAGAAAAEGAQLSCPCNLAFETSEGKLKEFYDAFKAEIGKEPGLYSPEGFDAANVLIEGIKAGNTDRESLLTWLEEDFESLDGVSKKVEFAENGNTTSRDFFVFQVKDGKLAPSTTVEVS
- a CDS encoding NIL domain-containing protein produces the protein MSEQSRRPTGDRRNVRVRLTFPEHLITEPVLARMMRRFDVEPNIRRAKVEETVGWIVCELAGAADAVEAAIVWLREQGVEVDRLGDVVEG
- a CDS encoding ATP-binding cassette domain-containing protein — protein: MTSGGLRERAAHLRGRISLVDPVGRWWARQPTGLKVVAFAAALAFAIWYPTTISAKWQSVLFFPVGVYVVLALGLNIVVGAAGLLDLGYVAFYAVGAYTTAKLTTTSGLTAWEALPIAIALAMVAGVILGAPTLRLRGDYLAIVTLGFGEIVRIVAQNSESLGEARGITGIPHPSAVLGTEFRFDPLPYYYVTLAAAVLAVICSLRLGRSRVGRAWASIREDEDAAEAMGVHTFTMKLWAFAMGAAIGGMGGWIYASKVSFISPDNFPFFFSVIVLSAVVLGGMGSVPGVIAGGFAIAFLPEYLRDAAAGETLTRWLNTLTGGDVGTITEYRVLLFGLALVVMMVFRPQGLLPSRQRAAELAEAGPTGGLAGSIAVTEEPGPGEGAEVVDEVAAAEAAALAAEAGDASVLPEAVAEAAATGADVVLELRDVTMEFGGVVAMNKVSLGVERGQIFGIIGPNGAGKTTLFNCVTGVFRPTSGDIVLNGRSIVGRRPHRITEAGIARTFQNIRLFPNMTAVENVMVGADARHATSVPGALLGLPRHRREERTGRAEALRLLDYVGIAHRAGERGRNLPYGDQRRLEIARAIATGPSILLLDEPAAGMNPTEKRGLIELIRTIRSSGLTVVLIEHDMSLVMNVCDRLAVLDFGEKIAEGPPAEIQQDARVIEAYLGVAEDAS
- a CDS encoding FAD-dependent oxidoreductase → MAERLVVVGGDAGGMAAASQARRRRPDLEIVALERGRWTSYSACGIPYLVAGDVARLDDLVTRDPQTFRDRHNIDVRTGHEATAVDLDARRVEVRDHNHGRTFTLGFDHLHLATGATPVRPDLPGIDGPRIHGVQTLEDAAHLLEEAERCDAENVVVVGAGYIGLEMAEAFVRRGCPTVTVVEQGAEVMATLDPDMGAMVGEAMRQFGIVVRTGTSVTGFEPGSVHTEDGRLPADLVVLGLGVAPASGLAAGAGLETGVKEAVVVDPRQRTSTEGVWAAGDCCQSFHLVSRRPVHLPLGTVANKQGRVAGVNLGGGYATFPGVVGTAVTKVCSTEVARTGLDEREATAAGLGYETARIESSTRAGYFPGAGRITVKMVAERRTGRLLGAQIVGAEGAAKRIDVVATAVTAGLTVDQVVDLDLSYAPPFSPVWDPVLVAAREVAKVVR
- a CDS encoding chlorite dismutase family protein; protein product: MSSAHEPLTPSTGWGAVHLFCRAGPRVDTEAVRAAVKAAGTDDHQVVCFAVLGHKADLGFLALGPDLWRLRSFQTALVAAGLKVVDSYVSLTEVSEYAEGMPAELLRPRLYPQLPPEGMRAICFYPMSKRRAPGQNWYTLPFEDRQRLMHEHGASGRAFKGRVLQLVTGSTGVDDWEWGVTLFAVRPDDLKEVVHTMRFDEASAVYAEFGPFTTGLVADLDEVLAGVGLAG
- a CDS encoding branched-chain amino acid ABC transporter permease, which gives rise to MVDQFWPQTLDGLTLGSIYALIALGYTLVYGVLRLINFAHSEIFMIGIFASLFAMHGLGIETSDPARTGVSLVLTLVTVLVVAMLASGLTALTMERVAYRPLRRHGAPRLAALITAIGISLFLQELFAARYGRDLLPFPRVLEKRQLADWGGANIRTDKVLVIVAALLLMLALDRFIARSRLGRGIRATAQDSETAALMGVDINRVVMLTFFIGGILAGAAGLLYGVFFETARFNIGFIPGIKAFTAAVLGGIGNIRGALLGGLLLGLLENWGATVLGGEWKDVFAFTVLVLVLLVRPTGLLGESLGRARA
- the larE gene encoding ATP-dependent sacrificial sulfur transferase LarE; the encoded protein is MRGHPSLDALRDRLRALAPVVVAFSGGADSAFLAWVANDTLGDAAAAVTAVSPSLAPEEEADCRALAHEWGLRWAPVRTDELADPAYAANDGNRCYRCKTALLDALAPFTAAGATVVLGVNLDDLGDHRPGQLAAAERGCAFPLVDARYTKADVRAESARLGLRTWDKPAAACLASRVPYGTPVILGVLTSVARAESALRALGFAQLRVRHYGDLARIEVDQHDLARMVEQRDVVVASVRAAGYTYVTLDLEGFRSGNLNGALGGRP